Below is a window of Triticum aestivum cultivar Chinese Spring unplaced genomic scaffold, IWGSC CS RefSeq v2.1 scaffold176165, whole genome shotgun sequence DNA.
TGGAGCAATGTATCCACTGCATATCATTAACGTTTGTAATAAGTACTACCAGAGAGGTTAAGACGCAATTTAAATCATAATAAAGGATCGCTAATTTATCATAGCTCATAATCGACTTACTATGACCCCACAACATTTTGTGTGTTCATCCGTGTTTGTTCTTGACCGAAGAGTCGCGAGAGACCAAAATCCGCTATTTTCGGTACCATGTTACTATCCAGCAGTATATTTTCGGGCTTAAGATCCATATGGACAATAGGAATGCTGTGTACAAAGAGTAAACCCTCGCAGATCCCCTTAATTATGTTGAATCGTGTGTCCCAGTCCATTTTGGTATCTCCTGAAGAAGTGACGCACAGGATTACTGAAGCACCCCAAGATAATGACTTGAATATCATTTATTTGTTAGCATGCTAATAGAAAAAATATTAATCACAGAAGGAAAATGTGTATGTACAATTGCAACTTCTTTTGATCATGTCAAGTGTTGTACCTATATTGTCATTGTATAGCATTTAAACCTGAACGTGGTGTAACATAGATTGATGGCCAAACTCCAATTAATAGTGTATGGTAGGAGTATTAGAATCTTGAACACTGATGCAATTTGAATCGGGTAGTATGACATACCAAAAAGATTCTTCTTAAGGCTTCCCCCTGGTAAATATTCGTAGCAGAGTACACTTTCAACAATGTCAGCAACAATATATCTTCCATTGTTCTGCACCACTTTCTTTTGACTTTCATGACAGTAGCCAACCAACTTTACAACATTTTCATGTTGGAGAGCCATAATATTTTGAACCTCGTTATTAAATGCTTTATCTCGTGGAAGGGGTGAATTTTCGGCAAGTTTCTTGACAGCAATGGTTTCCCCATCTGGCACAGTTCCCTGCTCAACCTCAGACTCTTTCAGCAACATTTTCCAGCAATTTTTGGAAACAGTTAAAGCACAACCATACCTCATAAACGGTTCCAAAAGCGCCTTTACCAATTACACGCTTCTCTGAGAACTGATCGGTGATACTCTTCAGAAAGTCTAATGGCAGATGCTTCGGTAATGTGCTCAAAATGCTCGGCTTGTTCTCTTCAGTTCTACCTCCGCTAGCGCTAGTAGCCATTTCTGATGAATTAGGAAGCGTTGATGTGAGTTCTAATTTACCAGAGCAAAAACAGATTCATACAAGCTATGGGCTGCTACAAGTTCTCCATATACCAGAGCAAAACAGTTTTTTTTTGCAAGACACAGCAAAGACAGATTAACAATACACAAGACTAAACATACATGTGTAGTCTGTAGACCAAGTAATAAACATGTTTTTCTCTGAAATAGAAGCTTTTATTGATTCAGTGCCATTTATCTGGATGATGCAAACACAGAAGAGTTCGACTTGCAGCCACGGCATCAAAACTGCGCGCAGCCACACAAAGGCAAACAAACAAAGgtaaaatatgtactccctccgttcctaaatatgtctttgtagagattccactatggacaacatacagagcaaaatgagtgaatctaaactctaaaatgcatctacatacatccgtatgtggtccatagtgaaatctctacgaAGACTTagatttaggaacggaggagtagTAACTAGTAATAACATGGGGAGTTCTAACAGCATCTGAAAACAATCAACTTCCAAATTAAAAGAACATACCTCGTGAAGATCGGACTCTTGAGGGATCCTCTAGCAGTTGTGAAGAGAGCAGAGAAATGGGGATGAAGCTTCTGAGAAGGAACCACTTCTTGCTAACCTCAGCTGGACATATACCACCAACCCAATGAGATGCCCACCTACCGCGTAGAAAAGTATGCATTGACTTGACTCATGCCCACCGTGTTCGACTCTTTCTGGGTGAATAAAAAAATGTAGTACAATAATCCACGTCCACATCACTCTAAATATAGAATAATCAACAGTAAAAAAAACAATAATCCATGTCTACATGATCCTAAATATTTCCACACTATAGCAAGAACATCGACGCTGACACCGTGTGAGATGCTATAGAGAGAATAATCTGCACCAAGTCAAGTATTTGATCCCAGGTAGGTCCAAGGTACAACCGCCCTTCTAACCATCCAAGCAATGATCAGTTATGAAGAAATTTTGGCACTTTTCACACAAAACATTATCCGGAGGTACTAAAATGATTCCCAACAAGGGAGAACATACAAGATTTCCAGTCATGCCTGACCCACCTTGCTTGGCTTGGGATAAGATGCACTGTTTTTCAACAATCTCACTCTTGTCCACTCAAATCattgtgctcgtcagagaagcctCTTAGTGTTGTCTCCATTTTTCCCTTGCACTTTTGGCATTAATGTGAGAAAGAGGACAGTTGAGCAGTTTCACACACAAACCACAATGGTGTTAAGGACCGTTGAGCAATATGAGAGAAGGCTGGACATATTGACTAGTTTCCTATTAAGTATATACCAATAGACAAAACAGTGAGCAAAAGGGCTCCCCTGCTTGCAACCACAGATGGACATAAAGGCACTCCTTAATGTTTTTCCTTTCCAATAAAGGCTGTCACTTTGCCAATGTCACTAGGATGAGGACTTCAAAATAGGAGTATTTACAAGttgaaaggaagaagaaaactgagGAACATGTGTTTATAGTTTAGAGTGTAGTACATTTTGACAAAACAGACGTATGGAACTGATAAAAAGAAGAAAATACATGTGCAATATGTTACACAAAAACCAACCAGGGCTTGCAGATGCGGATGCGGGGACGTTCATGTTACCTCACACCCTGTAGCTCCGCAGATACTGTAACTAGCAGCTGGAGACTACATCCCCTCAATATAAAAAAAAAAGCAGCTGGAGACTACAATGTTTGTAGTAGCTAATCAAAGTCAACTTAATCGAAGAAGATACAATTAAACAGACCTCAAAACAACACCTTTTCCCAAACAACAACTCAACATTTATCTGAATTTACCAACACGTCGCTTTGCCACCAGAGCCATCCCCGGTTCTTGGTGGATAATACTACTGGTCCAATGTGACATAAGCGATCGGCAGCTTCACCACATCAACCACCTGATTCGCCATGGCCGTCTCGAACAATTCTTGATACTTGATCTCACCAAGATCTTGGCTGACGCCGATGCTCTGCACGAGGAGCATGTCCTCGCATCGCATGCATGGCGGCGCCGCCTCTTGCGCCGACAGCGTCACGACAACATAACGCCTGGAGCACGGCGGCATGGTCCCTTGGCTTGGCCGCACACTgtacttgttggggttgatctctaTGTTGAATGCGATGAAGCCACCCGTCTTGTTGGTCAGCTGCAGGCAGCACGACGCCTCCTTCCTTAGCTCAAAGAGGAACCGCAGCTCCATGGTCGGATCCACCGACAGAATGTTGGTGTCACAGCTTCTCTGCAAAGGGAAAGAAGAAGAG
It encodes the following:
- the LOC123172156 gene encoding cysteine-rich receptor-like protein kinase 40 (The sequence of the model RefSeq protein was modified relative to this genomic sequence to represent the inferred CDS: added 138 bases not found in genome assembly) yields the protein MHTFLRGRWASHWVGGICPAEVSKKWFLLRSFIPISLLSSQLLEDPSRVRSSREMATSASGGRTEENKPSILSTLPKHLPLDFLKSITDQFSEKRVIGKGAFGTVYEGTVPDGETIAVKKLAENSPLPRDKAFNNEVQNIMALQHENVVKLVGYCHESQKKVVQNNGRYIVADIVESVLCYEYLPGGSLKKNLFGDTKMDWDTRFNIIKGICEGLLFVHSIPIVHMDLKPENILLDSNMVPKIADFGLSRLFGQEQTRMNTQNVVGSYGYIAPEYLYRGEISTKSDIYSLGVLILETTTREENCRGNKPSAEQFIKKVRDNWTEQHIVSVYPSLKADCLRQIKKCIEIGLQCVETDRQRRPSIEEIIDQLNGRHPNLATRSY